The sequence CGCACGGGCCGCGGGTAGATCGACGATACCGTCGATGATGACCAGGGCGACGTGAATTCCGGCCGGCCACAGATGCCGGGCCATGGATTCGGCGAGCAGCCGCTGTGCCGCCTTGGCCGGGGCGAAGGCCGCCGCCCGGGCGCTGCCCCGTCGGGAGGCGGTGGCGCCGATGCACACGATGCTGCCGGAGCCGGCGGCTTTCATGGCCGGAATGACCTGCTGGGCGGCGAGCAGGGTACCGAGGGCATTGACCCGCCAGTGGGCCTCGAAGTCCCGCGGGCCGATCTCTTCGACCGTGCCCCAAGCCCCGGCCCCGGCGTTGTAGACCAGCACCCGGGGCTCCCCCAGGTACTGGCGCAGTTCGGCGAAGGCTGCCGCCACTTGGGCGGCATCGGTGACGTCACAGGCGATGGCGCGAGCATTGCCGAGCTGCTCGGCCAGGCGGGTGGTAAGCTCCAAGCTGCGCGCCAACAATGCCAGGCGGTAGCCGGCTGCGGAAAAACGGCGGGCTATCGCCGCCCCGTTGCCGGGGCCGACCCCGACAACCACACACACGGGTTCGTTCATAGGATGATCTCCTTGGGTACTCCGCCGTCTCGGGCGGGGGGTTCTGAGGGCTTGGCCTCGCCCGCTCGGGGCCCGGGCGGCTGGCGGCCGGGTGCCCCGTTCAGTCCACAATCCTGGATAATATCCGGCGCTTAAGCAACCATGAGCCGCAGGCTCGGGCCAGGGCGCCCATCCGCAACTGGCGGGGCCTGGGGCGGAAGCCAAACTACTGCACGCTCGGGGGCCGAGTGAAACGTCTGGAAGGTTTTTTTGAAACGCTGATTTTCAATGCCCGTTGGCTATTGGCACCGTTCTATCTCGGGCTGGTGGTGACCATCGCGCTACTGCTGATGAAGTTCGCCGAGGAGTTCTTCCACACCCTGGTCGGAGTGTTTCGGCTACGGGAAAGCGAGCTGGTGTTGTCAATCCTCACCCTGGTGGACCTGTCCCTGGTCGCCAACCTGTTGCTCATCATCATCTTCAGCGGCTACGAGAACTTTGTTTCCAAGCTCGACACCGCCCAGCACAAGGACCGGCCGGAGTGGATGGGCAAGGTGGATTTCTCCGGGCTCAAGATCAAACTGATCGCGTCCATCGTGGCCATCTCGGCGATTGAGCTGCTCAAGGCGTTTGTGAATGTGGCCGCACTGTCCCAGACCGAGCTTGCCTGGAAGGTGGGCATCCATCTGGTGTTGATCCTTTCGGGGGTGTTGTTCGCCCTCATGGATCGTATCGCCGAGGCCACCACCCATCACATCAAAGGCGGAACCCCAGAGACTCCCCTCGATCCGGAGGAAGGTTAGGCTCCTCCTTGCTCGGTAAGGCGTTTCGTTGGCCCGCCATATGGGAGGTTGTGCGGACCTGTGGTCGTGATGCCGAGCGGCCTGTGCTCCGGGCGTGGGCCGCATTGGTGCCTCGGGCCGGACTCGAACCGGCACGCCGGGTGAAGGCGCGGGATTTTAAGTCCCGTGTGTCTACCGATTTCACCACCGAGGCTGGGAACAGGGGTGGTTTTGCCCGCCGCGCTTGCCGAAATCGACCAGGAGGAATCGTTTAGGTTTCTTCCCCTTGATCCGTTCCATGGCTTGAGTATGGGGTTGACGCGAAAGCTGCGCCATTATACCCGTTCGGGTCCCCCCGGGTACGGCGTCGCCTTCACCGATCCCGCGCCGATCCCGCTAGAATGCTCGTCACAGGCGATCGAAGGCGGGCGTAAGCGACCGGCCCCGATCAGCCTCAACGCCCGGGGCAAAGCTCGCGCGAGGTGTTTCGGCCGGGGTGAGCCCCGGGATCGCCTCGGCCCCCGCGACCGGCCGGTCCCCCTACGCTGTTTTACAGGAGTGAGCCTCATGAGCACAGCCAAGCCCAGCAGCATCGGCCAGTACTTGCTTGAGCGTTTGTACGCCGCGGGGGTCGGGCATGTCTTCGGGGTTCCGGGGGACTATGTGCTCGGGTTCTATGCGCTCATGGCCAAAGGCCCGATTCAGGCCATCGGCACTACCCGGGAGGACACGGCCGCCTTTGCCGCGGATGGCTATGCCCGCTGCCAAGGTATGGGGGCCGTGGCGGTGACCTATGGCGTGGGGGCGTTGAACACCGTCAACGCGGTGGCCGGCGCCCATGCAGAATCGTCGCCCCTGGTCGTGATCAGCGGCGCTCCGGGGGTGCGCGAGCAGCGGGAAGATCCCTTGCTGCACCACCGCTTTGGCCCCTTCACGTTGCAGCGCGAAATTTTCGACCGAATCACCTGCGCGGCCGTGGTGCTCGACGACCCGGTGACCGCGTTCCGCCAGATCGACCGCGCCCTGGCCGCCGCCCGGCAGTGCTGCAAGCCGGTCTACATCGAACTTCCCCGTGATCTGGTGGCCACGGCCGGCTACCTCATTCCCGCGGAAGCGGCGGAACCCCCTGGCAGCGACCAGGGCGCCCTGGCGGAGGCGGTGGCGGAGACGGTCGAACTGCTGGCGCAGGCGCTGTCGCCGGTGGTAGTTGCGGGTGTGGAGCTGCACCGGCGGGGGTTGCAGGACACCCTGGTGCAGCTGGTGGAGCGGGCGGGTCTGCCCGTTGCGGCCACCCTGACCGGCAAGTCCGTGATCGCCGAACGTCATCCCGCCTACCTCGGCGTCTACGAAGGCGCTATGGGTGCGGAGACAGCGCGCAGCCGGGTGGAACAGGCCGACCTGTTGCTGCTCTTGGGCGTCACCCTGAATGACATGGATACCGGCATCGGCACCGCCCGGTTCGATCCCCAGCGCATGGTTCGCGCCGCACAAAACGAGGTGGTGATCCACTATCACCGCTATCCGCGGGTGGCCCTGGCGGATTTCTTGACCTGCTTGGCGCGCGCGGTTCAGCTCCCGGGCAAGGCGCCGGCGGTGGTCGCGGCGGCGGAGGAGGCCGAGCCGTTCCCGCGCCCCAACCAGCCGATGACGGTGGCCCGCCTGATCGGGCGTCTCAATCGGGCCCTCACGCCGGACATGATCGTCGTCAGCGATACCGGCGATTGCCTGTTCGCCGCCGTCGACCTCAGGGTGCACGAGCGCAGCGAGTTCCTGGCTTCGGCGTTCTACACTACCATGGGTTTTGCAGTGCCGGCCGCACTCGGCGCCCAAGTCGCCCGCCCTGACCACCGGGCCTTGATCCTGGTCGGTGACGGGGCTTTCCAGATGACCGGCACCGAGCTCTCCACCCATGCCCGGCTGGGCCTGGCCCCGATCGTGGTGGTATTCAATAACGGCGGCTACGGCACCGAGCGATTCATCTTGGATGGCCCCTTCAACGACATCGCCGCTTGGCGCTTCGACCGGTTGGGGGAGGTGTTCGGCCCGCTGGACGGTTACCACGCCCAGGACGAGGAAGGCTTCGAAGCGGCTCTGACCCAGGCCCTGGAAAACCGCACCCGGCCGAGCCTCATCAATGTGCAGCTCGCCCGCGACGATGCCTCCTCGGCCCTCAAGCGCCTGGCCGCCCATTTGCAAGCCTCAGTGGGGGGCGGTGAGCCCGCCGGCTCGGCAGGACGCTCTCCCTCCTGAGCGCCCCATGGATTCCCCGGCGCGGGGGTATGGTCCGTCCCTAGAGCGGCTCAAAGCGGCGGTGGTGG is a genomic window of Candidatus Methylocalor cossyra containing:
- a CDS encoding SDR family NAD(P)-dependent oxidoreductase, which encodes MNEPVCVVVGVGPGNGAAIARRFSAAGYRLALLARSLELTTRLAEQLGNARAIACDVTDAAQVAAAFAELRQYLGEPRVLVYNAGAGAWGTVEEIGPRDFEAHWRVNALGTLLAAQQVIPAMKAAGSGSIVCIGATASRRGSARAAAFAPAKAAQRLLAESMARHLWPAGIHVALVIIDGIVDLPAARARLPDKGDAFFVQPAAVAETVYQLTTQDRSAWSFEVEVRPFGETW
- a CDS encoding TIGR00645 family protein, with protein sequence MKRLEGFFETLIFNARWLLAPFYLGLVVTIALLLMKFAEEFFHTLVGVFRLRESELVLSILTLVDLSLVANLLLIIIFSGYENFVSKLDTAQHKDRPEWMGKVDFSGLKIKLIASIVAISAIELLKAFVNVAALSQTELAWKVGIHLVLILSGVLFALMDRIAEATTHHIKGGTPETPLDPEEG
- a CDS encoding alpha-keto acid decarboxylase family protein, with amino-acid sequence MSTAKPSSIGQYLLERLYAAGVGHVFGVPGDYVLGFYALMAKGPIQAIGTTREDTAAFAADGYARCQGMGAVAVTYGVGALNTVNAVAGAHAESSPLVVISGAPGVREQREDPLLHHRFGPFTLQREIFDRITCAAVVLDDPVTAFRQIDRALAAARQCCKPVYIELPRDLVATAGYLIPAEAAEPPGSDQGALAEAVAETVELLAQALSPVVVAGVELHRRGLQDTLVQLVERAGLPVAATLTGKSVIAERHPAYLGVYEGAMGAETARSRVEQADLLLLLGVTLNDMDTGIGTARFDPQRMVRAAQNEVVIHYHRYPRVALADFLTCLARAVQLPGKAPAVVAAAEEAEPFPRPNQPMTVARLIGRLNRALTPDMIVVSDTGDCLFAAVDLRVHERSEFLASAFYTTMGFAVPAALGAQVARPDHRALILVGDGAFQMTGTELSTHARLGLAPIVVVFNNGGYGTERFILDGPFNDIAAWRFDRLGEVFGPLDGYHAQDEEGFEAALTQALENRTRPSLINVQLARDDASSALKRLAAHLQASVGGGEPAGSAGRSPS